The Doryrhamphus excisus isolate RoL2022-K1 chromosome 1, RoL_Dexc_1.0, whole genome shotgun sequence genome includes a window with the following:
- the pld6 gene encoding mitochondrial cardiolipin hydrolase codes for MSLMWTVKMVSLGAVALSLSVELLYRLLYRLKPPRTLNEVLFFPSEVACVEHIFSPASPHSCPLPHGVETSFSRLLHVLLSASSSLDLCMFSFSNMDLGRAVVQLYRRRVTVRILVDKHYSAINGSQIGALRKAGICVRKVGSYMHMHHKFAVVDGRLLITGSLNWTLAAVQCNSENILITEEPDLVRPYVREFSRLWADNDPSQNGASSSQKLTDMD; via the exons ATGTCATTGATGTGGACTGTCAAGATGGTCAGCCTTGGAGCAGTGGCCCTCTCCCTcagtgtggagctgctctacaggCTACTGTATCGCCTCAAACCGCCAAGAACCCTGAACGAGGTTCTTTTCTTTCCCTCAGAGGTGGCCTGCGTGGAGCACATCTTCTCCCCTGCTTCCCCTCA CTCCTGCCCTTTGCCTCACGGTGTGGAGACATCCTTCTCCCGTCTTCTCCACGTCCTCCTGTCAGCTTCGTCTTCTCTCGATTTAtgcatgttttcattttccaacaTGGACCTGGGCAGGGCTGTTGTACAACTTTACCGAAGGAGAGTAACTGTCAGAATCCTGGTTGACAAGCATTACTCTGCCATCAACGGCTCCCAAATTGGAGCCCTTCGCAAGGCGG GGATCTGCGTGCGCAAGGTGGGCAGCTATATGCACATGCATCACAAGTTCGCAGTGGTGGACGGCAGGCTGCTCATCACAGGCTCCCTCAACTGGACGCTGGCAGCAGTGCAGTGCAACTCGGAGAACATCCTCATCACAGAAGAGCCAGACCTGGTCAGGCCCTACGTGAGGGAGTTCAGTAGGTTATGGGCAGACAACGATCCATCTCAGAATGGAGCCTCAAGTAGCCAAAAGCTAACTGATATGGACTAG
- the LOC131130362 gene encoding transcription elongation factor 1 homolog, whose translation MGRRKSKRKPPPKKKMTGNLDSQFSCPFCNHEKSCDVHMDRSRNTGVISCSVCLEEFQTPITYLSEPVDVYSDWIDACESANQ comes from the exons ATGGGTCGCCGTAAGTCTAAACGAAAACCGCCTCCTAAAAAGAAGATGACGGGGAATCTGGATTCTCAGTTTTCATGTCCCTTCTGCAACCACGAGAAGTCGTGTGACGTCCACAT GGATAGAAGCAGAAATACTGGAGTGATATCTTGCTCAGTCTGTTTGGAAGAGTTCCAGACGCCAATTACTT ACCTGTCGGAGCCAGTTGACGTATACAGCGATTGGATAGATGCATGTGAATCAGCCAATCAATAG